CCTTTAAATTACCAAGTCGCTTATACCCATATCAGCGCCACGAACAAAGATCTCGACTGTGCCATCAACAAAGCCATCAAAGCACACACAAAAATAGACTGTGTATTCATTGAACAGCTCTACTATCAGTTTTTAGATCAAGGTCAAAAGACACAATCTGAATTACTTGAGGGTGTCGACTCTTTGGTAACTGAATTACACGAAAATGCAGAAAGCTCACAAAAGCAGGTAATTCGCTTTGCCCAGCAAGTCAGTCAATGTGTGCATAATTTAGATGAGCACAACATTCTAAAGAGTAAGCGCGCACTATCAACACTCACCAAACAAACAGAGCTATTGCTAAAACAGCACAAACAATTTAAACAAGCGTTAATAAAATCGCGTTTAGATTATGAACGTAATCAAAAGTTACTACTCGACTTGCGTAAACAACATTTGTTAGACCCACAAACGGGTCTTTATAAGCGCCACTACCTTCATCAAAAAGTGTCTCTATGGCAATCACAGCAAAAATCCGTCTGTGCCCTTTCTATTCAAGTTGATAACCTTGACGAGTTTTCAGTCCGGTTTGGTGATGTTGTGGGCGAAGTGGTGCTTAATCGCATCGCCAATAACATTAAACGCTATGTCGTTGAAAGCGGCTTACCTGGTCGTACGGGGAAAAAAGAGTTCACGGTGATCCTCGCTGACGTAGACTTAGAAACCGCCAGTGTCATCGCTGATAAAGTGCGTAAAGGTGTTGAGCGACTAAAGTTTGTCAGTGCAAAAGGAAAAATTCCATTACCTGATGTATCTCTGGCTCTTGGTATTGCGCAACTCGCGCCAGAGCAAGACTTTAATGTATTAGCAAAACGTGCAGGCTATGCCGCGCAAAAGGCACATTCTCTCGGCCAACATTGCTATATTAGTCACTGATCTGCAATCACTCTTTTTGTGTACATTTTCAACAACACAACGAGGATTAGAAATTGCGCCCACGGCTACCTATCAAGTACACTAACAACCACAGTTGCAGAGTAATGATGGAACCCTCATGAAAGAGTCACAAGACAATACTACCCACTTTGGATATAAAACGGTCGAAACAGACAAAAAAGCCTCTATGGTTGCAGACGTATTTCATTCTGTAGCAACAAAGTACGACATTATGAATGACCTGATGTCATTCGGTATCCATCGTTTGTGGAAACGCCAAACCATCGCCTGCTCTGGTGTACGTGCCGGCCATAAAGTGCTTGATCTTGCCGGTGGTACAGGTGATTTAACTGCGAAATTTAGTGAGTTAGTTGGTGGTAAAGGACAAGTCGTTTTAGGCGATATTAACAACTCAATGCTGAAAGTTGGGCGCGAAAAGTTACGTGATTTAGGGCTTGTTAGCAATATCGAGTACGTTCAAATGAATGCTGAAATGCTACCATTTGACGATAATACTTTTGATGTCATCACAATTGCTTTCGGTCTACGTAACGTCACCGATCAAAGTAAAGCACTTCGCTCGATGTACCGAGTGCTTAAACCTGGTGGACGCCTACTGGTCCTTGAATTTTCCAAAACCGACAACGAAGCTCTAGCAAAGCTGTATGATATGTACTCCTTTACACTACTTCCTGCGATGGGTAAGTTGGTAGCGAATGACAGCGAATCTTATCGCTACCTCGCAGAATCTATTCGCATGCACCCAGATCAAGAAACATTAAAATCCATGATGGATGAAGCCGGTTTTGAACAGACTGACTATCAAAATATGACCGGAGGTATTGTTGCCCTTCATCGTGGTTTTAAATTCTAGGAGTTGCTGTGTTAACTTCATTGCTTGGCGCCGTGCTTGAAACGGCTTTAAACAAAGGTCTAAAACTCTCACCTGAGCTAAAGCGTGCACTAAGTAAAGGTCAACATAAAGTACTAAGTGTTGAGGTTAGGGATCTGCATACTTGTTTAGCAATAACCTATACCGGCATAAACATTCACGTTTTGTGCCCCTTTGATGGTGAAGCCGACTGTTCAATTAGTGCCGATTTTTCTACCTTGCTTGAACTCAAAGACCCGAGTCAACTCACTGCGCTTATCCGTCAAGATAAGCTCGACCTTGAAGGCGATTTATCACTAGCACAACTATATAGCAACGCCCTAGCAGCACTTGATATTGACTGGGCGGAGCACCTAGCCAAATATCTGGGTGACGGACCAGCACAAGTTGTTATAGATACCTTACAGAATTTAGCACGCCGCGCGAAGCAAGATGGGCAAGTAGCCAAAACGACACTAACAGAACTATGTCAAGATGAATTGAAGGTTGCACCCCACCCGCTTGAGTTTCAGCAGTTTAAGCAACAAGTGAGAGCGCTAAATAATCAAGCCGAAAGCTTAAATCAGCGCCTCAATGCATTACTTCAGCAGAACAAAGGAAACTAGGTTGTCTCTACTTCGCCTGCATCAAATCACTAAAACATTTTTAACCTATGGTTTAGACGAAATCGTTCCTGCGCATAAGCAACCTTGGTACGGTAAACTTGCCCGCGCTAGCTTGTTTTGGCTACGTAATAAACATAAAGACAAACCTATAGGCACACGCTTGCGTCTAGCGTTGCAAACGTTGGGCCCCG
This genomic interval from Pseudoalteromonas galatheae contains the following:
- a CDS encoding GGDEF domain-containing protein: MMFHDPMAVAQEKMTQVCLFLEQHHLPPTPLNYQVAYTHISATNKDLDCAINKAIKAHTKIDCVFIEQLYYQFLDQGQKTQSELLEGVDSLVTELHENAESSQKQVIRFAQQVSQCVHNLDEHNILKSKRALSTLTKQTELLLKQHKQFKQALIKSRLDYERNQKLLLDLRKQHLLDPQTGLYKRHYLHQKVSLWQSQQKSVCALSIQVDNLDEFSVRFGDVVGEVVLNRIANNIKRYVVESGLPGRTGKKEFTVILADVDLETASVIADKVRKGVERLKFVSAKGKIPLPDVSLALGIAQLAPEQDFNVLAKRAGYAAQKAHSLGQHCYISH
- the ubiE gene encoding bifunctional demethylmenaquinone methyltransferase/2-methoxy-6-polyprenyl-1,4-benzoquinol methylase UbiE, yielding MKESQDNTTHFGYKTVETDKKASMVADVFHSVATKYDIMNDLMSFGIHRLWKRQTIACSGVRAGHKVLDLAGGTGDLTAKFSELVGGKGQVVLGDINNSMLKVGREKLRDLGLVSNIEYVQMNAEMLPFDDNTFDVITIAFGLRNVTDQSKALRSMYRVLKPGGRLLVLEFSKTDNEALAKLYDMYSFTLLPAMGKLVANDSESYRYLAESIRMHPDQETLKSMMDEAGFEQTDYQNMTGGIVALHRGFKF
- a CDS encoding ubiquinone biosynthesis accessory factor UbiJ; the encoded protein is MLTSLLGAVLETALNKGLKLSPELKRALSKGQHKVLSVEVRDLHTCLAITYTGINIHVLCPFDGEADCSISADFSTLLELKDPSQLTALIRQDKLDLEGDLSLAQLYSNALAALDIDWAEHLAKYLGDGPAQVVIDTLQNLARRAKQDGQVAKTTLTELCQDELKVAPHPLEFQQFKQQVRALNNQAESLNQRLNALLQQNKGN